GACACTATGTGCAGCATGATTTGACACACCGCATTTAAAagtataaaacaacatttatagttGAAATTACATGATAACAttgacatcatttgaaagctgtgagtttgttttatcaaaataaaaaaataaaatgtttattttttgtttttgattatacAAAAAGTAAAGAAAATCCAGTTTTAGACCAACTTTCATGTTTTTTCAATAATGGCCCATTGTGACTTAATACTCGTTTTGATGGAGCAAGTCACATATTTGTGTTCATGCCCCCCTTTTAAACTCCCccaatttgagaaccactgcattagCATATACAAtgtgtattaatgttaataatgaaAGGTGTGTGAGCCAAGACAAGAGTGACTGTAGCATGGGATATGCATTAATTTGCTACTCTGTGGTTTACAAGACATGCCCTGCAAGTTTTCCCAGCTGTTATGTTGTAAGCTATAAAAATGTTATGTATTGCTGTCTGatgtagttctctctctctctctctctctctctctctctctctctctctctctctctctcatccagtGTGAGTGATGTGGTTGTGGAAGGCTCTAGTGGAGGCAGGGGGACCATTTCTTACCCCCCACCACCAAACTGTCGCATTCGTGAAGTGCACTGTAGCAATCAAGTAAGGCTGATCGTCATAGCAATCCGCGACATTGCTAAAGGGGAGGAGATAACAGTGGACTACAGTCTGACGGAGTGGAGAGAAAATGCAGTAGTAAGTGTAACCATGACAATGGCTAGGAAATCGTGGTGCTCTGAGCTCCATTTGCGCTTAGGTGATACTAGTTATATTCAAATTGATGACGGTTCATAATTTTATGGCGTTTTTGATGTGTGTGACATGACTTTAAATGCATGGTATTGAATTTAGTCATTGACATAAATGTATTCATGTGTATATGTAGTGCATAGTGGGGGGACTATATAGTAGCATTATAATGTCACAGAATTGTGAGCTTTTGAAATGCTTTTGTGTCCCCAGGGTTTCCATGGCACTGTGCAACCTAGTAGTTTTGAGGGCAGCTCTGACCATGAAAGCAATGTTAAAATGGTAAACATATGCACAATTtgtagacttttttttacacaccaATACACACATtccttaatacacattcctggtcttttTGTGCAAGATTCATCAGATTCATCAAAAATTGGGTGCTGAAGTAGCCCTCCATAATGAACTGCAAACTCACGTTCAGCTTTAGCTCCAATTCGGTGAACACCCACTTTTCACTATCCAGTAAATTCAAGATGGTAAAATCAAGCCTCTACCTTACAGTTTCGTCACTTTTTTCACTTAGTTCACTtgaaaaaattttatttaattccgCTGGAACGCTGGACCTGCCAAAATTGAATGGTGGATggaaaagattctcctcccggccctccaccgccggatggagtggtctgttcaccagcccCGGAACAGCAGGTTCTTCATCCCCGTGTCGCCAATCTCAGaggcgcttcgaagccttcttgCCGGCCGGCCATGAAACaggtggcatctgcttcctgcggggggctcgacAGGGGGCGGGGGTGGGCCACGGCGGAGCTGGTGCAgttgccgcaggaggacgcccttggcgacgaacagatggggtgcgggatcttgagccgcgtCAGGGGaggatgtgttggatagcctCTGTCTGTTGGATAGCCTCTGTCTGTTCActgtcgagaactgctgggcaaggtcctcgacggtgtcgccgaataggccagcctgggaaatggggCGTCAAGGAACTGTGCCTCGTCAGTctctctcatctcgaccaggttgagccaaaggtggcactcctggaccaacaAGGTGGACATCACCCGCCTGAGAGaccacgctgtgaccttcatcacccggagggtgaggtcagtcgccgagcgcagttcctgcatcaatcccgggcggaactacccttgtgcagttctttcagtgccttggcttggtggacttgtaggagagccatggcgtgcagggcggaggcggcttgTCCTGCGGCACCGTAGGCATTGGCCATCAAGGGTAGTGGGGGTGGAGGAGCTGAAAGATCAGgaccaggcagtaaaaggtgcctccaacgaccttgtcagctcctcatgcacttcctGGAAGAAAAGAACTGGGGcggggtgtggctgtgagcggctccgtgggcccaggaaccaatcatcgaactgcaagggttcaggggagagcagagggttccactctagtCCAACGCTCgcagctgcccgggaaagcatgtctgtCATTTCCGCATCagcctctgactgggcgaccgTACCCTAGATGGGAAGCCCAGCCAAGGCTTCCGCATCCGACTGgatgagcccgctctccgatgctgacCTCAATAGCTCATCACCATCGCGGGCCCCGAACAAGAGGTCAAGCTTgccctgagacgagccggcgCACTCATCCGGAAGCCCGATCGGGgcaaatgagcatgctggggaatgggaggtccgtggggaaaTAATACGCAGAGATGGTCCCATTGAGttccccaaattgcccccagtgcTTGCCACGCTGGcgtcatacccgtaggtagaaggaccgaggcggggAACCGCTGGGGTGGCTTGTTTTTTTTCGAAggcaagctgcgaccgcaacgttgccatggtcatgttcttgcagtgggatcgtggccatcagaaggcgAGAGAGAAAACAaacgcaaccaggaataacacacagatggaaaggcatctttaaaaagacacatctttaaaaagatgtttccGTGTGtaatcttttagaatatactcttttagggtttatactcttttagaatatactctttaaggatttatactcttttagaatatactcttttagtttgttctgccgaagtgcccaggggcgatctctgcagtgcatcagagcagagaggggagaagtcgccgtcagaatccagcagatgtgaatggaagccgtgggaattcagctcaatgaatagcaaccgcttggctctgaagagaaaatctgaatgagcggttcgcacggctgctcctttatacccatatgttgggggagtggcatgcaaataccactcaccaattccattgacattttatcaaagatcagaagtgtctcgggctcccaagagtgacccctagtgtcacttcattgacacaatgtcgagtgagtgacagataggatatatatacagtatctcacaaaagtgagtacacccctcacatttttgtaaatatttgattatatcttttcatgagacaacactgaagaaatgacactttgctacaatgtatagtgagtgtacagcttgtataacagtgtaaatttgctgtcccctcaaaataactcaacacacaggcattaatgtctaaaccgctggcaacaaaagtgagtacaccccttagtgaaaatgtccaaattgggcccaattagccattttactTCCCCGGTGACACGTGACaaattagtgttacaaggtctcaggtgtgaatgggtaACAGGTGTGTTAAAAtgtggtgtcatcgctctcacactccctcatactggtcactggaagttcaacatggcacctcatggcaaagaactctctgaggatctgaaaaaaagaattgtttctCTACATAAatatggcctaggctataagaagattgccaagaccctgacactgatctgcagcatggtggccaagaccatacagcggtttaacaggacaggttccattcagaacaggcctcgccatggtcaaccaaagaagttgagtgcacgtgctcagcgtcatatacagaggttgtctttgggaaatagacatatgagtgctgccagcattgctgcagaggttgaaggggtggggggtcagcctgtcagtgctcagaccatatgctgcacactgcatcaaattggtctgcatggctgtcgtcccagaaggaagcctcttcttaagataatgcacaagaaagcccgcaaacagtttgctgaagacaagcagactaaggacatggatttctggaaccatgtcctgtggtctgatgagaccaagataaacttatttggtttaGATGGTGTCAAGCGTATGTGGCGGAAACCAGATGAGGAGTACatagacaagtgtgtcttgcctacagtcaagtatggtggtgggagtgtcatggtctggggctgcatgagtgctgctggcactggggagctacagttcattgagggaaccatgaatgccaacatgtactgttacatactgaagcagagtatgatcccctcccttcggagtctgggccgcagggcagtattccagcatgataacgaccccaaacaccgCTCCAAGaggaccactgccttgctaaagaagctgagggtgaatgtgatggactggccaagcatgtctccagacctaaaccctattgagcatctgtggggcatcctcaaatggaaggtggtgGAGCACAAGGTCTtaaacatccaccagctccgtgatgtcgtcatgactccagtggcaacctctggtgaactccatgcccaagagggttaaagcagtgctggaaaataatggtggccacacaaaatattgacactttgggcccaatttggaaattTGACACCATAtgtacttattttcctgtcaaaatgcatttatttccatcttaggatagaaagcaaaacaatatgtaacaatatactgctttattattattttacaaacaaagccttccacagtataaaaatagaaatgcactaaaattacACCAAAGTGTAATTGGGAGGTTGACTTATTTAAATTATTAGTATTCATTAATATTTTCAACCATTTAACATTTCTATATTCTCTATATATATCTCgtaattttacaattaaaatattatctcataacattatttatgcatttgcaactgctgtgtaaatgcatttattcctGCTCTCTTTTCATCCAACTGCCACTTCAGATGCAACTCCTGTGCCACCTTTACTGTGTAAAGATGGATTTAGTCCCCATAGATTTAGTATTCATTGCAGTGggaattaaatctcttaaactctcatcctccacaatatttatCTGACGTTATACTGTGGTTATCCACTTTCCTTCAGCAATCGTAAAGTGtcattcatgattcgcatcagagcATCAACtccagtgttagcaatgttagcTTCAAGAACCCTACCATAAAACATATCCAACATTATAGCAAGTAAGCAACTTCGCCAAAcagttaacagataaacatccatctagactgcTGTGATGCTGTCCGGAACTGTGTGACTGACCGACtcatacaaataatttttgtagGCTTAACTTTGTGAATCTGGGTAAggcaaggacattgttttgaacactgattttgtatgtactcaatcaataatggaaTTTTGTTGAACCAAAAACATATCTGTAGTGTAGCGTTAAAGTAATCAAACTGTAGCTAAGACTAATTATTGGGACAAAAGGCATTACAATTGTAACTCAGTCAGGATGCGGAACACGGCTTGGTCATCCTATTTCATAAACACAACAATTTTAGGTTGCATCGTAGTAAAACTTtttgtttgaacgcaagaacgcatcATAATTTTGTGCTGTTGCTAGTGtcaagcctgagtgtggtttagggatgggcggatcgatccttaagtattgatacttccgatactgatgttgtatcaaaaatagcGATCCTCGcacaaaaatatagattctaaatcatttatttatttttttttaactagggacattattatttggttaccacaaACAATAATcttaagcttcaaagtgaaataaaatggattaggctagattagcaaatacttgtgcaggatgtgaactgtttcttcttccactcatcttaacattcataaatgctgaaaaacacaagACAAGCGCTTGTTCCATCACAAGACatgttcaaacaagagggattagtgccttgtagaggtaatgagagaaaatcagagaaacagcttctgatcgtgtagtctagggcatatatACGTCGTATGCCCTCTATCTGTTTTAGGATTTTTtgtatgcccacctgaaataacTAATGATACTCGTGGCCACCAGAACAACAAGCTTTTGAcccggaactttttcaatctaacaATGCAatgccgcagcaccgttgagtgaattgtgttttattattattattattttaaaacatttacagagattctctctaaacatgCAGGGAGATGTACTAGggagcactggcaagacagacagtcggaCTAAGCTGATACACCAATCAGAGCGTTCATTTCAGACGCAGTTGGATATTTGCTtaccaaatatattttctgttttagTAAGGGGCAGGACATTTCCAGTGTCTAATACAGAAGCATCCCTGgagaaactatatatatatatatatatatatatatatatatatatatatatatatatatatatatactattatacTATGCCTATATGCCTATATAGTGAAACCCTgtgtaaataaaatttaaattttaaataaaatgttttaactaaaatacactgtctggccaaaaaaaaagttgcatagtgTAATATTTAATTcgactgcctttagctttgattacagtgtgcattcgttgtggcattgtttcgacaaccttatgcaacatcacaacatttacttccatccagagttgcattaatatttggccaagatcttgtgagtcatgagttctactgtcgttcatttacgatgtgacttcaccaagcgttttagtgatctccgatcatgatcattcaagatgattttccgaccacatttcttccatgaaGCTGATGGTTCGCTACTATCCTTCCAAGTTTTAATAAttcgttggacagttcttaactcaattccagtgatttcagaaatattcttagttgttttctttgcttgatgcaagCCAATAATTTGCTCCTTCTGAAACACATTAGCATGACCACGTGATACGTCTTCCgaaatggttgtttaagaaattagaatctacacactgcatcagttagggttaaaaaaattgttgccagctgaaacatattaatcactgcaataatgatccaatcatatgctcttaagtatctgcttatttaaatcctaACAGcgacttttttttttggcctggcAGTGTATATTATAGACTAAAAGAAAAACTACAACTAattgaaaaactaaactaaaactaacaaacacCGTTTGCAAAATAACTGAAACTAAACAgattaattatttgaaaatggaaatgaaataaaaattaaaactctATTAAAAACTCAAAACTTACCTTGGCACATAAACCTTGCCCAGAAGTCTGTTTTAAGATTTAATTAATTGAGTTTTGCTCATCACCTGAACATCTCtagaattttcatttcaaattTTAGAATGACATTTAGCATTTGAAAGATTTTGAATGTACAGTAtgcaaatctgatctttttaagatgtttataagATGTTTGTACATAATAATTAGAATGTGATGCTTACTAGATGATGCAAACATCTTGTACTGTAGATgaatatgtgttttgtttttctctctctcaggagGAGGAGTCCGCTCCAGTGCCACTTTCTCTTCCTGTGTCGGAATACCTCACCCCTTCCTGgtctctctctccttcctcctctcctctctctcactcagaGCCCAGTGACCGCGACTCGGATGAAGCCAATAGAGAGCTGCATATGCGAACACCTTACCATCATCAGAATAATAAAGCCCCCACTTCTCCGGCCGCACATACCAAAAGAAAACCACCTCAGATAATCCCCAATCATCCTCCCTTATTTTCTTGCTCCCTCCCGTCCTCCCCTCTGCAGCCCTCTGCTCCTTGCAGACCTGTGTTTAAGTGCCCGGCGCCTGCAGGAGTTCCTGTTAATAGTGTCAGTGTGGCAGTGGGTCGTGGACAGAGTGCCATGGCACAGAAACAGTGCTGTATTTACTGCGGCCGTCACTTCCGATCTCTCCCACGGCATCTGGCAAAGCACCACGCCCACCAACCAGAAATTCGCTCTGCCCTGAAGCAAGTGCACTCCTCTAGCAATCCTCCTCATCTAGAGGCTTCCCTCCCATCATCATCTCCTTACAGCAAGCATTCCCAAGAGACTCCTGTGCCAGGTGTGGTGGTGGGAGCACCACAGTCTCCTCCCCCTACTTCACTGTCTCCATTCAGAAAAAGCCCTGCTCTCTCTAGTCCTACTCGCAAAAGCTCTGCCCTGCCCCCGACGACCCCAACCAGAAGGGGAGGTGTTCCAGTGTCTGTGCTAAAAAGGAGCCCACCTACTCCAGTGACTCCCCCCAGGATAGCAGGGCGAAGagtgaaaaaagagaaagaggttGTAGATATTTTTGAGAATATGAAAGAAGAGAAAGTGCCAACTCCAGTGTTTGTGGCGCAGGTGAATGAGCCGGAGTCAGAGCAACTGAAAGATGGAGAGGAGAATGGAGGTAGAGAGGAAGAAAATGGAGCAGAGGATAATACAGACTTATCAAGGTTAGTCATCTAAAGTTATTTTCAGAGTTTAGTTCCAACCATGTTCTTACATACCTGACTGTAATTTTCAAGTAATCTTGAAGAACTTTATCTTTTTcaaaaaactatggtaataaaaaacaTGGTTATACCACAGTAAATTGTTGTAAATTACTGTGGTAAATTTTGTGCTTATGGTTTTACTACACATACCAGTTGAACTATTGTGTGAAAACTTATGgctgcatttctcaggaatcttccttattatggtctgtgagcatgcgattaattgcgcaaatttatttaacgcgttattttgtcaaattaattgtaCTGAATTAACCCGTTAAAAAAAATagcgcatttaatcgcatgcccacagaccataataaggaagattcctgagaaatgcaagcttttagtaccacctgtttactccagagggcagtaagtgaaatttcagctgtatgagcaatgcacagtttatacagtgaagaaaacacttcagtagtcagaacaacaaacatgcgttacattcttgcgttcaaaacactcaaaggagcgcaaatgcgatctaagggatctcaagaggtgtttaaagattgagtattaaactatatttaacttgtgccagtgacctaaacattttatgtttatgacgcaacacacccgagatgtctgacgcaggtgtaaattgacgggcccttaaacaagccctcataataaatctccacaaattcacttgtgaaatggatcgctgtgaactgtatgccaatgattgacttatgatcaattatatgttagtaaacaatacattgtattctaaagccgctttttgtatggccttatcaatgattaactcttctgctataGGAATGTAAagcttacatttttaattatctgaatattttatatatatataattttttaatatttaaagataactatgtataattatatattgatataaatatgcataatcattatatattgcattattgttatatgaggggctttctcaccaaatatttgtatatgcgattaatcgtgattaattaatcgggacaccgtgtaattcattagattaacattttttatcaattgacagccctaatggaaacacaaaactacataaaaaaaaaatgtaattccctccctgtcctctaaggggctctgtatATTCTGTGTCATTTATCTAATTCTCTACTttttctcttttcccagttcGCATCATCCCCACATGCTACCTCTTCTATCCTCCCTCTCCTCCCTGGTGTTGTACCTGCGGCGCCTGCAGCACTCtgccttcatctctctctctcactcaccccAGTCGGCCGAGGCCTGGCGCCTCCTCTGTCACTCCAGCCTGGCACTTCTCATCCTCTACAACCGTCGCCGTGAATGTGAAGTCTCCAAACTCACCATCTCTGAGTACCAGGCCCGCGTCACACCCCAGATCCCCATCCCTGTGCCGCCCGGAGCCCCGCCAGCTCTCACTCCACTCGAGGCATCACTCTCACCCTTTGAGCGGATGGTCCTCCCCCATCTCCCTCGTGTCGGGGTACAGGGGAAGAGGGGCCGCGTGCAGCCTCTCATCCTTCCACCGCACTCTGAAGCCTGTCTGGAGATGCTTCTGCAGACACGTGCCAGTGTAGGCATTGATCCCCAGAATCCCTACGTCTTTGCCCGGCCATTCCATTCTCCAGCCACTCCGCTGAGAGGAACAGACTTACTGCGCAGCCTAGCCCGGTCCAGTGGTACTTGGCACCCACGGGCTCTAACACAGATGAGTGTACGCAGGCAGGTGGCGATACTTACACAGTTGCTGTTGTTAAATGAAGTAGAGGAGGAGGGGCAGCAAGGGGCTGTCATAGAAAGATTGGAAAGCTTCCTTCAGAAAGAGTATCATGTGACTCAAAACTGTGCAACCATTGGACAGAACCCTGGGCTGATGGGGCTGATTGGTCGGGTGGTACTATGTGGAGAGAGAGATGGCGTCTTGTTCCGAGGAACGAGTTTGCATCATATCTGTCTGGAGTTAGATGGTGAGTAAGTGTGATTTGTTGAGCCAAAGGGGATTTTTACATTTAGTCACTTTATGCATCTTGATTGATGGATTGTTATCTGATTGTATATGCACATTCCATACAATACACTTGGCAACATAAATGTATCTTCCGTGATAATGTTAATATTGGGTGGCAAAATTATAATGTTGAAAGTTTGAGAAAGTTGAGAGACCAGATCAATGTACACTGTTCTTGGGCGGCATGTACACTTGGTATTTTCATGATTCAAGAGCTGTCTGATTAGTAACaatgcatgaagtgaccaaatctaaaaaaaaagagaaaacaaagatattttgggggccctgggtagctcagcgagtattgatgctgactaccacccctggagttgcgagtttgaatccagggcatgctgagtgactccagccagatctcctaagcaactaaattggcccagttgctagggagggtagagtcacatggggtaacctccttgtggtcatgattatgggttctcgctctcaatggggcacatggtaagttgtgcgtggatcgcagagagtagcatgagcctccacatgctgtgagtctccacagtgtcttgcacagcgagccacgtgataagatgcgtggattgagggTCTCAGACACTGAGGCGACCCGCATTGTAACCGTGCCAGCACGAGGACCTACATagtagttggaattgggcattccaaattggtagaatgggggataaaaaaacaaaaacaaagatatttcaGGTATAAATAAGAGCATTGGACACAACAGTCATAATTAGTAGTAACTTGCTGTAACACCTCTGCCCGCTCATTTCAGTGTTGTCAGGGAACTCTGCAGACTCGCTGTCAGAGGAGTCAGATGTTGAGCAGAGTAAAGAGAAACTGAAGGCAGCTTCTCCAACAACCACCATCATGATGAAGAAAACAACAAGCAACAGCAAATCGCCCCGACCCAAGAAGATGAGCAGCATCTCTCCGCTCTCATCAGGACTTAAAAGGACCTCAGGACAGCCTAAGCCTGGTGAGTCTGAGTGTATGACTGTCTCATAAAAGTGTGAAAGTATTTCTTTTTACACCTCAGTTCCAAGGCTTAAGGATATCACTGGCATGAGGTAGTCTCAACCTCAGATGGCAAGCTCACATAGTCCATGCTCTTACCGTCTGATGCACATAGCACTCAAAATTGGAAAACACCTTCTCAAACCACTCACCGCAAATCTtattggctggtttgatggaacGTCCACCTGTGTTTATAGGAGTAGTACAGATTTTAACCTGCAAATTTAATTGACTACTTTTATATCCACAATTTATTTCAATCAAAGGTGATGTAAGCAATGTTAGCCATTCTAGAACGTCTGCCAGACTCAACCACTTCTGCCAGTCTCAAAAAAACACCATCTGAAGATAGTGTTGTACCGTTAAGACTTTTGAAATCTGAGATGGAGCAGGAAAGCAGTACTGTGTGGGGCTTTACCTGGTCATTGGTGAAGTTCAGTCTGCAATAACATGTGCCATAAGGCTAGAGGTATAGGCCTGAGACCTTCAGCACAATACTGGCTCATTaacctcagtgtgtgtgtgtgtgtgtggcctgggGGAGAGCCTAACCAGTGTTTGCACAGGAATAATGATTAACATACAtagtcatctctctctctctctctctctctcaggtaaaCGTGGTGTGCTGAAGCGCCCTTGGTCTGAGGCAGAGCGGGCAGCTGTGGAGTCCCACCTGGTGCAGAACATCATGGAGCTGCGTGTGCCTGCAAAAGCAGATTGTGAACGCTGTCTGGCGCTCTGCCCTCTGCTGGTCACTAACTGCCGAGATTGGAGAGCTGTTAAATTCTACTGCCACAACCGTATCCAGCTGCTCAAGAAAACCCAGCAGAGGCAGGGCCCGCCAGCTCTGTCCGTCTGCTGAGGCGGCCCATCAGTGGGCATCTAGGTAGGGTTGTACAATATTAGGTGGCATATGAGGAATTGTGAAGGTGCTCAATGAAAATATTTACATGGTACAGCCACGTTAAACACCACATAAAGAATGCTTTAACTGATGTGATGTAATGTATTATGCGATATGTGTTCAGTgtataaaacatgaaaatgttacCTTTGGTACAGAGCCACTCTTGGTAGCAGATGaaatttgctttgtttgttttgcatactAATATGTCATGACTGTGACAGAAGAACACTAGTTTTTGTATGCATATTCTGCAGGAGTTTTTCTGTTAATGGTTTGAAAGTAGATTAAAAAGTTTTGACCAGTTAAAAGTTTTAATGCTTTTTGGTGTCTTTTAGCCATACATCAATTTTATCAAGATTGAAAAACAGGCAAACTGGGCAACTTGTGCTTTGAAGGGagtaaaacatcaatctcattcACACCTGTAGTGACCTATCTCTACTACACGCAGAAAATATAATGAAAACATTAAGCTATAAGAAG
This DNA window, taken from Xyrauchen texanus isolate HMW12.3.18 chromosome 5, RBS_HiC_50CHRs, whole genome shotgun sequence, encodes the following:
- the si:dkey-117m1.4 gene encoding uncharacterized protein si:dkey-117m1.4 isoform X1, which codes for MQRSSWGMAETFRSLLEYREPPTLDSDGESSKPPRGRGCRRKRKGTPVKVCDRVFAAEDEEESMSEHSYGQEKGDGREGAVNRHKVPGVVGQYYETQSAQLCVSDVVVEGSSGGRGTISYPPPPNCRIREVHCSNQVRLIVIAIRDIAKGEEITVDYSLTEWRENAVGFHGTVQPSSFEGSSDHESNVKMEEESAPVPLSLPVSEYLTPSWSLSPSSSPLSHSEPSDRDSDEANRELHMRTPYHHQNNKAPTSPAAHTKRKPPQIIPNHPPLFSCSLPSSPLQPSAPCRPVFKCPAPAGVPVNSVSVAVGRGQSAMAQKQCCIYCGRHFRSLPRHLAKHHAHQPEIRSALKQVHSSSNPPHLEASLPSSSPYSKHSQETPVPGVVVGAPQSPPPTSLSPFRKSPALSSPTRKSSALPPTTPTRRGGVPVSVLKRSPPTPVTPPRIAGRRVKKEKEVVDIFENMKEEKVPTPVFVAQVNEPESEQLKDGEENGGREEENGAEDNTDLSSSHHPHMLPLLSSLSSLVLYLRRLQHSAFISLSHSPQSAEAWRLLCHSSLALLILYNRRRECEVSKLTISEYQARVTPQIPIPVPPGAPPALTPLEASLSPFERMVLPHLPRVGVQGKRGRVQPLILPPHSEACLEMLLQTRASVGIDPQNPYVFARPFHSPATPLRGTDLLRSLARSSGTWHPRALTQMSVRRQVAILTQLLLLNEVEEEGQQGAVIERLESFLQKEYHVTQNCATIGQNPGLMGLIGRVVLCGERDGVLFRGTSLHHICLELDVLSGNSADSLSEESDVEQSKEKLKAASPTTTIMMKKTTSNSKSPRPKKMSSISPLSSGLKRTSGQPKPGKRGVLKRPWSEAERAAVESHLVQNIMELRVPAKADCERCLALCPLLVTNCRDWRAVKFYCHNRIQLLKKTQQRQGPPALSVC
- the si:dkey-117m1.4 gene encoding uncharacterized protein si:dkey-117m1.4 isoform X2, with translation MQRSSWGMAETFRSLLEYREPPTLDSDGESSKPPRGRGCRRKRKGTPVKVCDRVFAAEDEEESMSEHSYGQEKGDGREGAVNRHKVPGVVGQYYETQSAQLCVSDVVVEGSSGGRGTISYPPPPNCRIREVHCSNQVRLIVIAIRDIAKGEEITVDYSLTEWRENAVEEESAPVPLSLPVSEYLTPSWSLSPSSSPLSHSEPSDRDSDEANRELHMRTPYHHQNNKAPTSPAAHTKRKPPQIIPNHPPLFSCSLPSSPLQPSAPCRPVFKCPAPAGVPVNSVSVAVGRGQSAMAQKQCCIYCGRHFRSLPRHLAKHHAHQPEIRSALKQVHSSSNPPHLEASLPSSSPYSKHSQETPVPGVVVGAPQSPPPTSLSPFRKSPALSSPTRKSSALPPTTPTRRGGVPVSVLKRSPPTPVTPPRIAGRRVKKEKEVVDIFENMKEEKVPTPVFVAQVNEPESEQLKDGEENGGREEENGAEDNTDLSSSHHPHMLPLLSSLSSLVLYLRRLQHSAFISLSHSPQSAEAWRLLCHSSLALLILYNRRRECEVSKLTISEYQARVTPQIPIPVPPGAPPALTPLEASLSPFERMVLPHLPRVGVQGKRGRVQPLILPPHSEACLEMLLQTRASVGIDPQNPYVFARPFHSPATPLRGTDLLRSLARSSGTWHPRALTQMSVRRQVAILTQLLLLNEVEEEGQQGAVIERLESFLQKEYHVTQNCATIGQNPGLMGLIGRVVLCGERDGVLFRGTSLHHICLELDVLSGNSADSLSEESDVEQSKEKLKAASPTTTIMMKKTTSNSKSPRPKKMSSISPLSSGLKRTSGQPKPGKRGVLKRPWSEAERAAVESHLVQNIMELRVPAKADCERCLALCPLLVTNCRDWRAVKFYCHNRIQLLKKTQQRQGPPALSVC